Proteins encoded together in one Prunus dulcis chromosome 3, ALMONDv2, whole genome shotgun sequence window:
- the LOC117622427 gene encoding uncharacterized protein LOC117622427, producing the protein MPWISVSKLYTLVIWSTNFDTNSSKSLQLCFFSFSSPFSIQSSKMLLPQSPSKSQSSSRLINLVIISSSVFTLFLLVSFFLVFTSSKLAHISYLSQDVYSSPPTSLEHIVFGIASNQQSWSAKRKEYVRLWWKNPMRGCVFLESLPPGHEHHANDTSLPPVCISEDTSRFRYTYKGGMRSAIRVARVVSETVALNHSNVRWYVFGDDDTVFFPENLVKTLSKYDHRLWYYIGTNSEIYEQNRIFGFQMAYGGAGFAISSPLAKVLAKVFDSCIERYPHLYGSDSRISSCLAELGIGLTQEPGFHQNDIHGDTFGLLAAHPLTPLVSLHHLDHINPVFPNMTTIKALQHLFKAVNADSQRVLQKTVCYDRWFSWTIVVSWGYAVQIHGNHKFLPDVLPVQETFSQWKKGSVLSRTYTFNTREHPKDPCRRPVVFFLDNVSSAGDGIKSIYKKSYENCTSDMGSPRKLEEVRVYSHKLDLDIKQLQAPRRHCCDILPSTGGQVMDIGIRECKDEELIYMHP; encoded by the exons ATGCCGTGGATTTCGGTGTCTAAACTTTATACACTGGTTATATGGTCCACCAACTTTGATACAAATTCTTCAAAATCTCTGCAactctgtttcttttctttttcttctccattttccattCAATCTTCGAAAATGTTGCTACCTCAATCGCCCTCTAAATCCCAGTCGTCTTCTCGGTTGATAAACCTCGTCATAATCTCATCTTCTGTCTTCACGCTCTTTCTTCTTGTGTCATTCTTCCTTGTATTTACCAGCTCCAAGCTTGCACATATCAGCTACTTATCTCAAGATGTGTACTCCTCGCCACCAACCTCTCTTGAGCACATTGTGTTCGGAATTGCTTCGAATCAGCAGTCGTGGTCAGCTAAGAGGAAGGAGTATGTCAGGCTCTGGTGGAAGAACCCCATGAGGGGATGCGTGTTTCTTGAAAGCCTTCCACCTGGTCATGAACATCATGCCAATGATACTTCTCTTCCTCCAGTATGTATCTCAGAGGACACTTCCCGATTTCGTTACACTTACAAAGGTGGCATGAGGTCTGCTATCCGTGTGGCACGCGTTGTTTCGGAGACCGTGGCACTCAACCATTCGAATGTGCGGTGGTATGTTTTTGGGGACGATGACACGGTTTTCTTTCCGGAGAATTTGGTGAAGACACTTTCTAAGTATGATCATAGGCTGTGGTACTACATTGGGACAAACTCAGAGATCTATGAGCAGAACAGAATTTTTGGATTTCAAATGGCTTATGGTGGTGCTGGTTTCGCTATAAGTTCCCCTTTGGCAAAAGTATTGGCAAAGGTGTTTGATTCATGTATAGAAAGATATCCTCATCTATATGGAAGTGACTCCAGGATCTCCTCTTGCTTGGCAGAGCTTGGCATTGGCTTAACTCAGGAGCCTGGCTTCCATCAG AATGATATTCATGGAGATACATTTGGTCTGTTGGCTGCGCATCCATTAACACCCTTGGTATCTCTGCATCACTTGGATCACATAAACCCTGTCTTCCCCAACATGACAACTATCAAGGCTCTGCAACATTTGTTTAAGGCTGTGAATGCTGATTCTCAGAGGGTTCTACAAAAAACAGTTTGCTATGACAGATGGTTTTCATGGACCATAGTAGTGTCATGGGGTTATGCTGTTCAAATTCATGGAAACCATAAGTTTCTGCCGGACGTCCTCCCCGTGCAAGAGACGTTCAGCCAGTGGAAAAAGGGAAGTGTTCTGTCAAGAACTTATACTTTCAACACAAGAGAACATCCCAAGGATCCGTGTCGAAGACCGGTTGTTTTCTTTCTGGACAATGTGTCCTCTGCTGGGGATGGGATCAAGAGCATCTACAAAAAGTCCTACGAAAATTGCACCTCTGACATGGGTTCGCCGAGGAAGCTGGAGGAGGTCAGAGTGTACTCACATAAGCTAGACCTTGATATCAAACAG TTGCAGGCTCCAAGAAGGCATTGTTGTGACATATTACCTTCTACAGGTGGCCAAGTGATGGATATTGGAATCAGAGAATGCAAAGATGAAGAATTAATATACATGCACCCATAG